The following proteins come from a genomic window of Triticum aestivum cultivar Chinese Spring chromosome 6A, IWGSC CS RefSeq v2.1, whole genome shotgun sequence:
- the LOC123128069 gene encoding lysine-specific demethylase JMJ706 isoform X1 — MAGKEEAALKPVSCGARLRRSRDASIREEVSMRDPFLKHRVKKFDLSSLDWIDQIPECPVFSPSVEEFEDPFVYLSKIAPVAAKYGICKIVSPICASVPVGTVLMKEQGGLKFTTRVQPLRLAEWSTDDKFAFFMSGRKYTFRDFEKIANKGFVRRYSSAACLPARYMEEEFWHEIAFGKMESVEYACDIDGSAFSSSPNDQLGRSKWNLKKLSRLSKSILRLLRTAIPGVTDPMLYIGMLFSMFAWHVEDHYLYSINYHHCGASKTWYGIPGKAAPDFEKVVREHVYDHEILSGEGETAAFDILLGKTTMFPPNILLHHHVPVYRAIQKPGEFVITFPRAYHSGFSHGFNCGEAVNFAVGEWFPLGAIASQRYALLKRIPLLPYEELLCKEAALIDHEFSTSNYKDLTTSTGDTHIQHCMKVPFVQLMRLQHCVRWSLMKMGARTHYKADIDATVLCSICKRDCYVAHVMCNCRVDAICLCHEEEIRKCPCSHDRAVFVRKDIIELETLSKKFEEENGIVDAVRKQMSRGSSSHSYFNRINHNAEYFPYCKIHIHAPPEVHSISETRVFGYDLNKPYPDASTITFCFGPHEYSTQSDECTSTNRRIFSSSCPENGFTPQTTIINAYPSSAPDQTCSSEKLAAEDADDSDCEIFRVKRRSGITPERRHTEDSTITTFTGNQVLKRLKKIHADDRQQQKLVEVSCGTIDPVHTHHSRHCLDFISGNGDDSVHPTKLKMLHQLHANIMEDEFASSQKHNGCNYLSPSVELGPKRLKILGPSFPRGNHELEISCRSQEDSDLASHHAR; from the exons ATGGCAGGGAAGGAGGAAGCTGCTCTGAAACCTGTATCATGTGGGGCAAGGTTACGTAGGAGTCGTGATGCATCAATAAGAGAGGAAGTGTCCATGAGGGACCCTTTCTTGAAGCACAGAGTGAAGAAGTTTGATCTATCTAGCCTAGATTGGATTGATCAGATTCCAGAATGCCCCGTGTTTTCTCCATCGGTGGAGGAGTTCGAGGATCCATTTGTTTATCTCAGTAAAATTGCCCCTGTTGCTGCAAAAtatg GTATATGCAAGATTGTTTCACCTATATGTGCTTCTGTACCTGTTGGCACTGTACTTATGAAGGAACAAGGTGGGCTGAAGTTTACTACCAGAGTGCAGCCTCTTCGTCTTGCTGAATGGTCCACGGATGACAAGTTTGCTTTCTTCATGAGCGGAAG AAAGTACACATTTCGAGATTTTGAGAAGATAGCAAATAAAGGATTTGTTCGAAGATACTCTAGTGCTGCCTGTCTTCCAGCAAGGTATATGGAGGAAGAATTTTGGCATGAAATAGCATTTGGCAAGATGGAATCCGTTGAGTATGCATGCGATATTGATGGTAGTGCATTCTCTTCTTCTCCTAATGACCAACTTGGGAGAAGCAAATGGAACTTGAAG AAACTTTCTCGGTTGTCCAAATCAATCCTGCGCCTTCTCAGAACAGCAATTCCA GGAGTAACTGACCCAATGCTGTATATCGGAATGCTCTTTAGTATGTTTGCCTGGCACGTGGAAGACCATTACTTGTACAG CATTAACTATCATCACTGTGGTGCTTCAAAAACATGGTATGGGATCCCAGGAAAAGCTGCTCCAGATTTTGAGAAAGTGGTACGTGAGCATGTATATGATCATGAAATTTTATCAGGTGAAGGGGAAACTGCAGCATTTGATATCCTTTTGGGGAAGACAACAATGTTCCCTCCAAATATTCTGCTGCATCATCACGTTCCAGTTTATAGAGCTATACAGAAACCGGGAGAGTTTGTGATCACGTTTCCTCGAGCATATCATTCAGGTTTCAGCCATG GTTTTAACTGCGGCGAGGCAGTGAATTTCGCTGTTGGTGAATGGTTTCCTCTTGGAGCAATTGCTAGTCAACGTTATGCACTTCTAAAGAGGATACCATTACTGCCTTATGAGGAACTTCTTTGTAAAGAGGCAGCACTTATTGATCATGAATTTTCTACATCTAATTATAAAGATTTGACAACATCAACTGGAGATACGCACATTCAGCATTGTATGAAAGTCCCTTTTGTGCAGTTGATGCGGCTCCAGCATTGTGTCCGTTGGTCACTTATGAAAATGGGTGCTCGCACGCACTATAAAGCAGATATTGATGCCACAGTTCTCTGTAGCATATGTAAACGTGACTGCTATGTAGCTCATGTTATGTGTAACTGCAGAGTTGATGCAATTTGCCTTTGTCATG AGGAAGAGATTAGGAAGTGCCCTTGCAGCCATGATCGTGCTGTATTTGTGAGAAAAGACATTATTGAGTTGGAGACACTGTCAAAAAAGTTCGAAGAGGAAAATGGAATAGTCGATGCTGTCAGAAAGCAAATGTCTCGTGGCTCTAGCTCACATTCTTATTTCAACCGCATTAATCACAATGCTGAATACTTCCCATACTGCAAGATTCACATACATGCACCACCTGAAGTTCATAGCATTTCAGAGACACGTGTTTTTGGATATGATCTGAACAAGCCATATCctgatgcatcaacaataacattttgtTTCGGACCCCATGAGTATTCTACACAAAGTGAT GAGTGCACAAGTACTAACAGAAGGATCTTCTCTAGCTCTTGTCCTGAGAATGGATTTACTCCTCAAACTACAATCATTAATGCATACCCTTCGTCTGCACCTGATCAAACATGCTCTTCTGAAAAATTGGCTGCAGAAGACGCTGATGATTCTGATTGTGAGATATTTAGGGTGAAGAGAAGGTCTGGCATAACTCCTGAGAGGAGGCATACAGAAGATTCAACCATAACAACTTTCACTGGGAATCAG GTATTAAAACGGttgaagaaaatccatgcagatGACAGACAACAACAGAAGTTAGTGGAAGTATCCTGTGGCACAATTGATCCTGTCCATACCCATCATTCTAGACATTGTCTTGACTTTATTTCTGGAAATGGAGATGACTCAGTACATCCAACCAAATTGAAGATGTTACATCAACTACATGCAAATATCATGGAGGATGAATTTGCTTCCAGCCAAAAACATAATGGCTGCAACTACCTATCTCCATCTGTAGAGCTTGGGCCAAAGCGCTTGAAAATTCTTGGCCCATCATTTCCCAGAGGGAATCATGAGCTGGAAATCTCTTGTAGATCCCAGGAGGACAGTGACTTGGCTAGTCACCATGCTCGATGA
- the LOC123128069 gene encoding lysine-specific demethylase JMJ706 isoform X2, whose product MAGKEEAALKPVSCGARLRRSRDASIREEVSMRDPFLKHRVKKFDLSSLDWIDQIPECPVFSPSVEEFEDPFVYLSKIAPVAAKYGICKIVSPICASVPVGTVLMKEQGGLKFTTRVQPLRLAEWSTDDKFAFFMSGRKYTFRDFEKIANKGFVRRYSSAACLPARYMEEEFWHEIAFGKMESVEYACDIDGSAFSSSPNDQLGRSKWNLKKLSRLSKSILRLLRTAIPGVTDPMLYIGMLFSMFAWHVEDHYLYSINYHHCGASKTWYGIPGKAAPDFEKVVREHVYDHEILSGEGETAAFDILLGKTTMFPPNILLHHHVPVYRAIQKPGEFVITFPRAYHSGFSHGFNCGEAVNFAVGEWFPLGAIASQRYALLKRIPLLPYEELLCKEAALIDHEFSTSNYKDLTTSTGDTHIQHCMKVPFVQLMRLQHCVRWSLMKMGARTHYKADIDATVLCSICKRDCYVAHVMCNCRVDAICLCHEEEIRKCPCSHDRAVFVRKDIIELETLSKKFEEENGIVDAVRKQMSRGSSSHSYFNRINHNAEYFPYCKIHIHAPPEVHSISETRVFGYDLNKPYPDASTITFCFGPHEYSTQSDECTSTNRRIFSSSCPENGFTPQTTIINAYPSSAPDQTCSSEKLAAEDADDSDCEIFRVKRRSGITPERRHTEDSTITTFTGNQGISLLRTPGIKTVEENPCR is encoded by the exons ATGGCAGGGAAGGAGGAAGCTGCTCTGAAACCTGTATCATGTGGGGCAAGGTTACGTAGGAGTCGTGATGCATCAATAAGAGAGGAAGTGTCCATGAGGGACCCTTTCTTGAAGCACAGAGTGAAGAAGTTTGATCTATCTAGCCTAGATTGGATTGATCAGATTCCAGAATGCCCCGTGTTTTCTCCATCGGTGGAGGAGTTCGAGGATCCATTTGTTTATCTCAGTAAAATTGCCCCTGTTGCTGCAAAAtatg GTATATGCAAGATTGTTTCACCTATATGTGCTTCTGTACCTGTTGGCACTGTACTTATGAAGGAACAAGGTGGGCTGAAGTTTACTACCAGAGTGCAGCCTCTTCGTCTTGCTGAATGGTCCACGGATGACAAGTTTGCTTTCTTCATGAGCGGAAG AAAGTACACATTTCGAGATTTTGAGAAGATAGCAAATAAAGGATTTGTTCGAAGATACTCTAGTGCTGCCTGTCTTCCAGCAAGGTATATGGAGGAAGAATTTTGGCATGAAATAGCATTTGGCAAGATGGAATCCGTTGAGTATGCATGCGATATTGATGGTAGTGCATTCTCTTCTTCTCCTAATGACCAACTTGGGAGAAGCAAATGGAACTTGAAG AAACTTTCTCGGTTGTCCAAATCAATCCTGCGCCTTCTCAGAACAGCAATTCCA GGAGTAACTGACCCAATGCTGTATATCGGAATGCTCTTTAGTATGTTTGCCTGGCACGTGGAAGACCATTACTTGTACAG CATTAACTATCATCACTGTGGTGCTTCAAAAACATGGTATGGGATCCCAGGAAAAGCTGCTCCAGATTTTGAGAAAGTGGTACGTGAGCATGTATATGATCATGAAATTTTATCAGGTGAAGGGGAAACTGCAGCATTTGATATCCTTTTGGGGAAGACAACAATGTTCCCTCCAAATATTCTGCTGCATCATCACGTTCCAGTTTATAGAGCTATACAGAAACCGGGAGAGTTTGTGATCACGTTTCCTCGAGCATATCATTCAGGTTTCAGCCATG GTTTTAACTGCGGCGAGGCAGTGAATTTCGCTGTTGGTGAATGGTTTCCTCTTGGAGCAATTGCTAGTCAACGTTATGCACTTCTAAAGAGGATACCATTACTGCCTTATGAGGAACTTCTTTGTAAAGAGGCAGCACTTATTGATCATGAATTTTCTACATCTAATTATAAAGATTTGACAACATCAACTGGAGATACGCACATTCAGCATTGTATGAAAGTCCCTTTTGTGCAGTTGATGCGGCTCCAGCATTGTGTCCGTTGGTCACTTATGAAAATGGGTGCTCGCACGCACTATAAAGCAGATATTGATGCCACAGTTCTCTGTAGCATATGTAAACGTGACTGCTATGTAGCTCATGTTATGTGTAACTGCAGAGTTGATGCAATTTGCCTTTGTCATG AGGAAGAGATTAGGAAGTGCCCTTGCAGCCATGATCGTGCTGTATTTGTGAGAAAAGACATTATTGAGTTGGAGACACTGTCAAAAAAGTTCGAAGAGGAAAATGGAATAGTCGATGCTGTCAGAAAGCAAATGTCTCGTGGCTCTAGCTCACATTCTTATTTCAACCGCATTAATCACAATGCTGAATACTTCCCATACTGCAAGATTCACATACATGCACCACCTGAAGTTCATAGCATTTCAGAGACACGTGTTTTTGGATATGATCTGAACAAGCCATATCctgatgcatcaacaataacattttgtTTCGGACCCCATGAGTATTCTACACAAAGTGAT GAGTGCACAAGTACTAACAGAAGGATCTTCTCTAGCTCTTGTCCTGAGAATGGATTTACTCCTCAAACTACAATCATTAATGCATACCCTTCGTCTGCACCTGATCAAACATGCTCTTCTGAAAAATTGGCTGCAGAAGACGCTGATGATTCTGATTGTGAGATATTTAGGGTGAAGAGAAGGTCTGGCATAACTCCTGAGAGGAGGCATACAGAAGATTCAACCATAACAACTTTCACTGGGAATCAG GGCATCTCCCTGTTACGAACTCCAGGTATTAAAACGGttgaagaaaatccatgcagatGA